TCAATGAACTCTGCTGCCTGCTTGGGATCAGTAAGATGAGCTTTGTCTTCGTCTACGCTGATATCTTCTTCAACTCCACCGAGCTGACCAAGTTCAGCTTCAACACTGATGCCCTTTGCATGGGCCTTGTCGACCACTCTTTTGGTGGCGGCTATATTTTCCTCGAATGATTCGTGGCTGGCATCGATCATAACTGACGAATAGAAACCGCTTTCAATGCAGTCATAGCAAGTTGCTTCGTCGCCATGATCGAGATGGACCGCAAAGACTGCATCAGGAAATATCTGATCGGCGGCTCGGATCATACCTTCGAGCATAAGCTTGTTGGTGTATGAGCGTGCGCCTTTGGATATCTGGATAATGAATGGCGCATTGCTGTCCATGTTGCCTTTGAAAAGGCCCATTGTCTGTTCGGCGTTGTTGATATTATAAGCGCCGAGTGCGTACTTACCGTAGGCTTGCTCGAAGAGTTGCTTGGTAGTAACTATCATTTTCTTTTCCCCTTATTTTAATGACGGGAATGGTCCCCGCCTGACCTTCCGTACACCAAAAACCGCCGTCCAGGCCGTACCAGGATGGCTTGCGTGTTTATATTCTCATAGATAAAAGCCCTAACACGCATTATTCACGAGAAATGTGAATAATGCTCTCGGAGACTCGTATTATGCGCAAAGCGCATAATACGAGCTAAGTAAATCACGGCCTTGAACTTGCATCAGAGATACGTGTTCTGAATATACGAAATTCAGACCGATACGTACAATTTAC
The DNA window shown above is from bacterium and carries:
- a CDS encoding ketose-bisphosphate aldolase; protein product: MIVTTKQLFEQAYGKYALGAYNINNAEQTMGLFKGNMDSNAPFIIQISKGARSYTNKLMLEGMIRAADQIFPDAVFAVHLDHGDEATCYDCIESGFYSSVMIDASHESFEENIAATKRVVDKAHAKGISVEAELGQLGGVEEDISVDEDKAHLTDPKQAAEFIERSGCDSLACAIGTSHGAFKFTGGQGLHFEVVEAIQKLVPGFPLVLHGSSSVPQDEVERINAAGGALKGAKGVDPTQYFPAAKLGVCKINIDTDGRLVWTRVYREFFRDKPEVFDFRPIGKVFMEEYAKFIASRNELLGSAGHLEEVRAALK